The following coding sequences are from one Nitrospirota bacterium window:
- a CDS encoding endonuclease domain-containing protein, whose protein sequence is MGDKITTLGKALRKRPTDAEQLLWNHLRMKQMEGLKFRRQQPIDKYIVDFVCFENSIIIEVDGGQHAAERNKDIESTGKINLSTLPERIVSSLFKYMSPEL, encoded by the coding sequence ATGGGAGATAAGATAACAACATTGGGGAAAGCCCTCAGGAAAAGACCTACAGATGCGGAACAATTGCTATGGAATCACTTGAGGATGAAACAGATGGAAGGATTGAAATTCAGAAGGCAACAGCCTATAGATAAGTACATAGTTGATTTTGTTTGCTTTGAAAACAGTATTATTATTGAAGTGGATGGCGGACAGCATGCGGCAGAAAGAAATAAGGATATAGAAAGTACGGGGAAAATAAATCTGTCCACTTTACCTGAGCGCATAGTATCTTCTCTTTTTAAATACATGTCCCCTGAACTTTAA